One window of the Manihot esculenta cultivar AM560-2 chromosome 14, M.esculenta_v8, whole genome shotgun sequence genome contains the following:
- the LOC110599828 gene encoding malate synthase, glyoxysomal, with translation MMSVGSYYAPPTAKSGGAYDAPEGVDIRGRYDEEFAKILTRDALQFVADLQRQFRNRIKYAMECRREAKRRYNEGALPGFDPATKYIREGNWTCAAVPPAVADRKVEITGPVERKMIINALNSGAKVFMADFEDALSPSWENLMRGQVNLRDAVNGTISFHDKDRNRVYKLNDQTAKLFVRPRGWHLPEAHILIDGEPATGCLVDFGLYFYHNHAPFRRTQGAGYGPFFYLPKMEHSREAKIWNCVFERAEKMAGIERGSIRATVLIETLPAVFQMNEILYELKDHSVGLNCGRWDYIFSYVKTFQAHPDRLLPDRVQVGMTQHFMKSYSDLLIWTCHRRGVHAMGGMAAQIPIRDDREANETALELVRKDKLREVRAGHDGTWAAHPGLIPACMEVFTNNMGNIPHQIQVTKREDAANITEEDLLQRPRGVRTMEGLRLNTRVGIQYLAAWLTGTGSVPLYNLMEDAATAEISRVQNWQWLKYGVELDGDGLGVKVGYDLFWRVVEEEMARIEREVGKEKFKKGMYKEACKIFTRQCTAPTLDDFLTLDAYNNIVTHYPKGSSRL, from the exons atgaTGAGTGTTGGTAGCTACTATGCACCACCCACCGCGAAGTCTGGTGGTGCCTATGACGCTCCTGAAGGGGTGGACATTCGCGGTCGCTATGATGAAGAGTTCGCCAAGATACTTACCAGGGATGCATTGCAATTCGTTGCGGATTTGCAACGACAGTTTAGAAACCGCATCAAGTATGCAATGGAGTGTCGAAGGGAAGCCAAGAGGAGATACAATGAGGGGGCGTTGCCTGGATTTGATCCGGCAACAAAGTATATAAGGGAGGGGAACTGGACTTGTGCGGCTGTCCCTCCGGCTGTGGCTGATCGGAAGGTGGAGATTACTGGCCCAGTGGAGAGGAAAATGATCATCAATGCTCTCAACTCGGGAGCTAAAGTTTTCATG GCCGACTTTGAAGATGCTCTCTCACCAAGCTGGGAGAATTTGATGAGAGGACAAGTTAACTTAAGGGATGCTGTCAATGGGACCATAAGCTTCCATGACAAGGACAGGAACAGAGTCTACAAGCTCAATGATCAGACAGCTAAGCTCTTTGTCCGCCCACGAGGCTGGCATCTACCCGAGGCTCACATTCTCATTGATGGTGAACCTGCAACTGGTTGCCTTGTGGATTTTGGCCTCTATTTTTATCACAACCACGCTCCATTCCGCAGGACCCAGGGTGCAGGCTACGGCCCTTTCTTCTATCTCCCTAAGATGGAACATTCAAG GGAAGCAAAGATATGGAACTGTGTTTTCGAGAGGGCAGAGAAGATGGCAGGAATAGAAAGAGGAAGCATTAGGGCAACTGTTCTAATTGAAACACTTCCTGCTGTTTTCCAAATGAATGAAATCCTATATGAACTAAAGGATCACTCTGTTGGCCTGAACTGTGGAAGATGGGATTACATTTTCAGCTATGTCAAGACATTCCAGGCTCATCCAGATCGCTTGTTACCAGACAGGGTTCAAGTTGGCATGACTCAACACTTCATGAAGAGTTACTCTGATCTCCTTATCTGGACTTGCCACAGGCGTGGTGTGCATGCCATGGGAGGCATG GCAGCTCAAATTCCGATTAGGGATGACCGAGAGGCAAATGAGACGGCTCTAGAACTGGTGAGGAAGGACAAGCTAAGAGAGGTCAGAGCAGGACATGATGGAACATGGGCAGCACACCCAGGACTTATCCCAGCCTGCATGGAAGTATTCACAAACAATATGGGAAATATCCCCCACCAGATTCAGGTCACGAAACGAGAAGATGCTGCAAATATAACAGAGGAAGACCTGTTACAGAGGCCTCGAGGAGTGCGTACAATGGAGGGTCTCCGCCTGAACACCAGGGTTGGGATCCAGTACTTGGCTGCATGGCTCACTGGAACAGGCTCAGTGCCTCTTTACAACCTGATGGAAGATGCTGCCACTGCTGAGATTAGCAGAGTCCAGAATTGGCAATGGTTGAAGTATGGAGTGGAATTGGATGGAGATGGGCTTGGAGTGAAAGTGGGTTATGATTTGTTTTGGCGAGTGGTGGAAGAAGAGATGGCTAGGATTGAAAGAGAGGTGGGCAAGGAAAAGTTCAAGAAGGGAATGTACAAGGAGGCTTGCAAGATATTTACCAGGCAATGCACGGCTCCAACGCTGGACGATTTTCTGACCTTAGACGCCTATAATAATATTGTAACCCATTACCCAAAGGGATCTTCCAGGCTCTGA
- the LOC110630753 gene encoding uncharacterized protein LOC110630753, with product MDGRGGCCIARYGGGAYDMSKVDRIMMRFRPIAPKPANVGSVSCGSSPEMSEAGSRSGRGRRRFTSANGSNSKRCNNGSNNRKRKGLSEENVDAVVTLPLLPETPDCKDSPGRETPVQLLSPKQAKSVPTWLSFGTNGKDHDRMVISGGFGMSDYQTVVTPHVMRVVVGSCVTVECITDAWVDADGLGCTDDERRTNLERDTCPGMISDGFGRVTWTNEAYRKMVGGGEGGRGEVVVWLVMKDKAPVTAALGSKRAFTCRVRVQNHKACGNGKERSSITVPCDVWRMEGGGFAWRLDVKAALSLGR from the coding sequence ATGGACGGTAGGGGAGGTTGCTGCATAGCGAGGTACGGTGGGGGTGCATATGATATGTCGAAAGTTGATCGAATAATGATGAGATTCCGGCCGATTGCTCCCAAACCGGCCAACGTCGGTTCAGTCTCATGTGGATCATCGCCGGAGATGAGTGAGGCTGGTTCCAGATCTGGCAGAGGGAGGAGAAGGTTTACCTCCGCAAACGGGAGTAATAGTAAGAGGTGTAACAATGGGAGcaataatagaaaaagaaaaggtttgAGCGAGGAGAACGTGGATGCGGTGGTGACTCTTCCTCTCCTACCGGAGACTCCTGACTGTAAGGACAGTCCCGGAAGAGAAACACCGGTGCAGCTGCTTTCACCAAAGCAAGCAAAGAGCGTTCCCACCTGGCTTAGCTTTGGTACCAATGGGAAGGATCATGACCGGATGGTGATATCCGGAGGTTTTGGCATGTCAGATTATCAGACGGTTGTGACGCCACATGTGATGAGGGTGGTTGTTGGGTCATGTGTAACTGTAGAATGTATTACGGACGCGTGGGTGGATGCTGATGGGCTGGGGTGTACGGACGATGAGAGGAGGACGAATCTGGAGAGGGACACGTGTCCCGGTATGATATCTGATGGTTTTGGGAGGGTAACATGGACGAACGAGGCATACAGGAAGATGGTGGGAGGAGGAGAAGGCGGAAGGGGAGAAGTGGTAGTGTGGCTGGTGATGAAGGATAAAGCGCCGGTGACAGCGGCGCTAGGGAGCAAGCGAGCGTTCACGTGCAGGGTGAGGGTGCAAAACCACAAGGCTTGTGGAAATGGGAAGGAGAGAAGCTCTATCACAGTACCATGTGACGTGTGGAGAATGGAGGGTGGTGGCTTTGCATGGAGATTAGACGTGAAGGCTGCTCTTTCTTTGGGCCGGTAA